A stretch of the Haloarcula ordinaria genome encodes the following:
- a CDS encoding Single-stranded DNA binding protein, which produces MSLEDHAEELASDLGVDKEEVTRDLENLVTYSVPMDEAKQSVRRKYGGGSGGGDATQSKAIADVTPSDSNVTVTAVVLTAGRRTIQYNDEEQRIREGELADESGTISYTAWDGFDGDLVPGQTVRLGNASIREYEGNPELNLGGSTQATVLDEALAIDADVGGDRQLSEITIGDRGINVEVRVLECEEKVINGRDGETTILSGVLGDESGRTPFTDWEPHDEITEGASVRLEETFVRDFRSAPAVNISEFSTVTPLETPVEATDSAPRMRIRDAIDGGGMFDVELQGNVIEVRDGSGLIERCPECSRVIQNGQCRTHGTVEGEDDLRTKAILDDGTATATVILDADLTETVYGGDIDDAREHARDAMDKSVVADRIAERIVGREYVVRGSLSIDEYGVNHNASAFTPADDDPATRAAAFLEEVDA; this is translated from the coding sequence ATGTCTCTCGAAGACCATGCCGAGGAACTCGCCTCCGACCTCGGCGTCGACAAAGAGGAGGTCACGCGCGACCTGGAGAACCTCGTCACGTACTCCGTGCCGATGGACGAAGCCAAGCAGAGCGTCAGGCGGAAGTACGGCGGCGGCTCTGGCGGCGGCGACGCCACGCAGAGCAAGGCCATCGCCGACGTGACTCCAAGCGATTCGAACGTGACCGTCACAGCCGTGGTCCTGACCGCCGGCCGCCGGACCATCCAGTACAACGACGAGGAACAGCGCATCCGCGAGGGCGAGCTCGCCGACGAGTCGGGGACGATTTCCTACACGGCCTGGGACGGCTTCGACGGCGACCTCGTCCCGGGACAGACCGTCAGGCTCGGGAACGCGAGTATCCGTGAGTACGAGGGGAACCCCGAACTCAACCTGGGCGGAAGCACGCAGGCGACAGTCCTCGACGAGGCGCTGGCCATCGACGCCGATGTCGGCGGCGACCGCCAGTTGAGCGAGATCACCATCGGTGACCGCGGCATCAACGTCGAGGTGAGAGTACTCGAATGTGAGGAGAAGGTCATCAACGGCCGCGACGGCGAGACGACCATCTTGAGCGGCGTCCTGGGCGACGAGAGCGGCCGGACGCCCTTTACCGACTGGGAGCCGCACGACGAGATTACCGAAGGGGCATCCGTCCGCCTCGAAGAGACCTTCGTCCGTGACTTCCGCAGCGCTCCGGCGGTCAACATCTCGGAGTTCTCGACGGTCACGCCGCTGGAGACACCGGTCGAAGCGACGGACAGCGCCCCCAGGATGCGAATCCGCGACGCCATCGACGGAGGCGGGATGTTCGACGTCGAACTCCAGGGCAACGTCATCGAGGTCCGCGACGGGTCGGGCCTCATCGAACGCTGTCCGGAGTGCAGTCGCGTCATCCAGAACGGGCAGTGCCGGACCCACGGCACCGTCGAGGGGGAAGACGACCTCCGGACGAAGGCCATCCTCGACGACGGGACGGCCACCGCGACGGTCATCCTCGACGCGGACCTGACGGAGACGGTGTACGGTGGCGACATCGACGATGCTCGCGAGCACGCGCGGGACGCGATGGACAAGTCAGTCGTCGCCGACCGCATCGCCGAGCGCATCGTCGGCCGGGAGTACGTCGTCCGTGGCTCGCTGTCCATCGACGAGTACGGCGTCAACCACAACGCGTCGGCGTTCACGCCGGCGGACGACGACCCCGCGACGCGCGCCGCGGCGTTCCTCGAGGAGGTGGACGCATGA
- a CDS encoding Na+/H+ antiporter NhaC family protein, with amino-acid sequence MSERDENDSGSVTDSLDIDVAGGIQSDPTIDFYGGKLVSALPIGLFIVWAIVQSGLLGISDTTGLVAGMLLALIVGMFFVKGDWKTYANTIFEGMTQRVAATAIVAWLWAGMFSATIQAGGFVGGLVWAANAVDIGAALFPAATFVLAALLATGIGTGYGTTVAFTTLFFPAGILLGASPVLVFGAILSGAVFGDNLAPVSDTTIVSAVTQDSDIGGVVASRFKYAILPAIVALGAYIVAGSMMSGIEVAGDAAAVFVASAEPAGLLHLVSMGVVIATAVRGRHIVEAISWGLVVAVAANLVFGLASLSEMLVFRAPARSSVAQSLSGLPVVEVVDASASPGVGGSIYNGAQGFFPLIVLTLLIVAGARIMIRGGGFAALQDWLLDHVATTVTRAETTMVLGTATVNAMITINTAAEIAIAPYVSTIGRRFNLNGYRRANILDANTSALGYIFPWAGGVLVGIAAMQGLPDAYPWFEQSMLINPVAVVPFVFHGWLLLVTFLLAAWTGFGREYVSDRESEEVARV; translated from the coding sequence ATGTCGGAACGGGACGAGAACGATTCGGGTTCGGTCACGGACTCACTGGATATCGACGTAGCGGGCGGGATACAGAGCGACCCAACCATCGACTTCTACGGTGGGAAGCTGGTCAGCGCGCTCCCGATAGGGCTGTTCATCGTGTGGGCGATCGTCCAGAGCGGGCTGCTCGGCATCTCCGACACGACGGGGCTCGTCGCCGGGATGCTCTTGGCGCTCATCGTCGGGATGTTCTTCGTCAAGGGCGACTGGAAGACCTACGCGAACACCATCTTCGAGGGGATGACCCAGCGGGTCGCGGCGACGGCCATCGTCGCCTGGCTGTGGGCCGGGATGTTCTCGGCGACTATCCAGGCCGGCGGGTTCGTCGGCGGGCTCGTCTGGGCGGCCAACGCGGTTGACATCGGCGCGGCGCTGTTCCCCGCGGCGACGTTCGTCCTGGCGGCGCTCCTCGCGACGGGCATCGGCACCGGCTACGGGACCACCGTCGCGTTCACCACGCTGTTCTTCCCGGCGGGCATCCTGCTGGGAGCGAGCCCCGTCCTCGTCTTCGGGGCCATCCTCTCCGGGGCGGTGTTCGGAGACAACCTCGCGCCGGTCAGCGACACCACCATCGTCAGCGCCGTCACGCAGGACTCCGACATCGGCGGCGTCGTCGCCTCGCGGTTCAAGTACGCCATCCTCCCGGCTATCGTCGCCCTCGGCGCGTACATCGTCGCCGGGAGCATGATGTCGGGCATCGAGGTGGCGGGCGACGCGGCCGCGGTGTTCGTCGCGAGCGCCGAGCCGGCCGGCCTGCTCCATCTGGTCTCGATGGGCGTCGTCATCGCCACGGCCGTCCGGGGCCGGCACATCGTCGAGGCCATCTCGTGGGGCCTGGTCGTCGCCGTCGCGGCGAACCTCGTCTTCGGCCTCGCCAGCCTCTCGGAGATGCTCGTCTTCCGCGCCCCCGCGCGCTCGAGCGTCGCCCAGTCGCTCTCGGGGCTCCCGGTCGTCGAAGTGGTCGACGCGAGCGCCTCCCCCGGCGTGGGCGGGAGCATCTACAACGGCGCCCAGGGCTTCTTCCCGCTCATCGTCCTGACGTTGCTCATCGTCGCCGGCGCTCGCATCATGATTCGGGGCGGCGGCTTCGCCGCATTGCAGGACTGGCTGCTCGACCACGTCGCGACGACGGTCACCCGGGCCGAGACGACGATGGTGCTCGGGACCGCGACGGTCAACGCGATGATTACCATCAACACCGCCGCGGAAATCGCTATCGCCCCGTACGTCTCGACCATCGGCCGGCGGTTCAACCTCAACGGCTACCGCCGGGCGAACATCCTCGACGCCAACACCTCCGCGCTGGGCTACATCTTCCCGTGGGCCGGCGGCGTCCTGGTCGGCATCGCGGCTATGCAGGGACTGCCGGATGCCTACCCCTGGTTCGAACAGTCGATGCTCATCAACCCCGTCGCCGTGGTGCCCTTCGTCTTCCACGGCTGGTTGCTCCTGGTGACGTTCCTGCTGGCCGCCTGGACTGGATTTGGCCGCGAGTACGTCTCCGACCGCGAGTCCGAGGAGGTGGCGCGGGTATGA
- a CDS encoding DUF7513 family protein, which yields MSLLEKYFAGWQFRSKTPTFEPGDVIVAFVTRTDGDRSIVRIGDSLLTLDQHVPADTRVRLRVTDFETSSNEGRAELVETLDTATF from the coding sequence ATGAGCCTCCTCGAGAAGTACTTCGCCGGGTGGCAGTTCCGGTCGAAGACGCCGACGTTCGAGCCGGGTGACGTCATCGTCGCGTTCGTCACGCGGACGGACGGCGACCGGAGCATCGTCCGCATCGGCGACTCGCTGCTCACGCTCGACCAGCACGTCCCCGCCGACACGCGGGTCCGACTCCGGGTGACCGACTTCGAGACGTCGTCGAACGAGGGTCGGGCGGAACTGGTCGAGACGCTCGACACCGCCACCTTCTGA
- a CDS encoding 2,5-diamino-6-(ribosylamino)-4(3H)-pyrimidinone 5'-phosphate reductase, with protein sequence MHVVVNAAMSADGKLSSRRREQIAISGPEDFDRVDQLRADCDAVMVGVGTVIADDPSLTVKDADRREARRKRGESPNPARIVADSRIRTPPDATVLDGQAETYLLVSEAAPTDFIEQMEETGAYVLAAGEDQVDLTTSLGKLEGEGIETLLVEGGGELIFGLVAEGLVDELSVFVGPKLIGGRDAPTLADGDGFVEEFPSLDLDEVERLDDGVLLTWTL encoded by the coding sequence ATGCACGTCGTCGTCAACGCCGCGATGAGCGCCGACGGGAAGCTCTCCTCGCGGCGGCGCGAGCAGATCGCCATCTCGGGGCCCGAAGACTTCGACCGGGTCGACCAGCTGCGGGCCGACTGTGACGCCGTGATGGTCGGCGTCGGGACGGTCATCGCCGACGACCCGTCGCTGACCGTCAAGGACGCCGACCGCCGGGAGGCACGTCGGAAGCGGGGCGAGTCGCCGAACCCCGCTCGTATCGTCGCCGACTCCCGAATCAGGACGCCGCCGGACGCGACGGTCCTCGACGGCCAGGCCGAGACGTATCTGCTCGTCAGCGAGGCCGCTCCGACGGACTTCATCGAGCAGATGGAGGAGACGGGCGCCTACGTCCTCGCGGCGGGCGAAGACCAGGTGGACCTCACGACGTCGCTCGGGAAACTCGAGGGCGAGGGCATCGAGACACTGCTGGTCGAGGGCGGCGGGGAACTCATCTTCGGCCTCGTCGCGGAGGGGCTGGTCGACGAGCTCTCCGTGTTCGTCGGGCCGAAACTCATCGGCGGGCGTGACGCGCCGACGCTGGCCGACGGCGACGGGTTCGTCGAGGAGTTCCCGTCGCTCGATCTCGACGAGGTAGAGCGCCTCGACGACGGCGTCCTGCTGACCTGGACGCTCTGA
- a CDS encoding DUF7545 family protein: MASDTVTLTIETDDATDELTVPSGLLDILRETDDETDPQVIGDLAMFGLAQRIHSAVHHAQGEPDAEIAALEEQTLDLFEERFGTTFGELTGHDH; encoded by the coding sequence ATGGCAAGCGACACTGTCACGCTGACTATCGAGACGGACGACGCCACAGACGAGCTCACGGTCCCGAGCGGCCTGCTCGACATCCTCCGGGAGACGGACGACGAGACGGACCCCCAGGTCATCGGTGACCTCGCGATGTTCGGCCTCGCCCAGCGTATCCACAGCGCAGTCCACCACGCCCAGGGCGAACCGGACGCCGAAATCGCCGCCCTCGAGGAGCAGACGCTCGACCTGTTCGAGGAGCGCTTCGGGACGACCTTCGGCGAACTGACCGGCCACGACCACTGA
- a CDS encoding SRPBCC domain-containing protein has translation MKTIETTIDIHAPASAVWATLVDFDAYPEWNSFVTRISGTPTEGERLEVRLDPPGSREMTFKPRVTAATPNEHLEWLGRLFVPGLLDGRHEFRLEALGENRTRLHHGESFSGLLVGLVLDVDGTRRGFEAMNEALKLRAETTGNDPYVGEHATA, from the coding sequence ATGAAAACCATCGAGACGACCATCGATATCCACGCCCCCGCGTCCGCTGTGTGGGCGACGCTCGTCGACTTCGACGCGTACCCCGAGTGGAACTCGTTCGTGACCCGGATCTCCGGGACGCCCACCGAGGGCGAGCGACTCGAAGTCAGACTCGACCCGCCGGGGAGTCGCGAGATGACGTTCAAGCCACGCGTCACCGCCGCCACGCCGAACGAACACCTCGAGTGGCTCGGCAGACTGTTCGTCCCCGGCCTGCTGGACGGCCGCCACGAGTTCAGACTCGAAGCACTCGGCGAGAACCGCACGCGCCTCCACCACGGCGAGTCGTTCTCGGGACTCCTCGTCGGCCTCGTCCTCGACGTCGACGGCACGCGCCGCGGCTTCGAAGCGATGAACGAGGCGCTCAAGCTCCGCGCCGAGACGACGGGGAACGACCCCTACGTCGGCGAGCACGCCACGGCGTAG
- a CDS encoding NAD(P)/FAD-dependent oxidoreductase, which translates to MTEPVEHRRLIIAGSGIAGLTAAIYAARSNNEPLVLEGDEPGGQLTLTSEVENYPGFPEGLSGPDLINRMKEQAERFGTEIEHGIVTDIDDSERPFRVELRDGTVYTADAFIAASGASARTLGVPGEDDLMGYGVSTCATCDGAFFRGEDMLVVGGGDAAMEEAHFLTKFADTVYIAHRREEFRAEDYWIDKIQKKVDEGEVEILRNTELLEIHGSAEDGVDHVTLARNESGYPSEKLDDPETETFDQSVGAVFVAIGHTPNTDYLQDTGVELDETGYIVAKGGKGAGQTATDVEGLFGAGDVVDFHYQQAVTAAGDGSKAALDADDYLEDLEDTTADSESEAAAKADD; encoded by the coding sequence ATGACTGAGCCAGTAGAACACCGACGACTCATCATCGCCGGGTCGGGAATCGCCGGACTGACGGCCGCCATCTACGCCGCCCGGAGCAACAACGAGCCGCTGGTCCTCGAAGGCGACGAACCGGGTGGCCAGCTGACACTCACCAGCGAGGTCGAGAACTACCCCGGCTTCCCCGAGGGGCTCTCGGGTCCGGACCTCATCAACCGGATGAAAGAGCAGGCCGAGCGCTTCGGCACCGAAATCGAGCACGGCATCGTCACCGACATCGACGACAGCGAGCGCCCGTTCCGCGTCGAACTGCGCGACGGCACGGTCTACACCGCCGACGCGTTCATCGCCGCATCGGGGGCGAGCGCCCGCACGCTGGGCGTCCCCGGTGAGGACGACCTGATGGGTTACGGCGTCTCGACGTGTGCGACCTGTGACGGGGCGTTCTTCCGCGGCGAAGACATGCTCGTCGTCGGCGGCGGCGACGCCGCGATGGAGGAGGCGCACTTCCTCACGAAGTTCGCCGACACGGTGTACATCGCCCACCGGCGCGAGGAGTTCCGCGCCGAGGACTACTGGATCGACAAGATTCAGAAGAAAGTCGACGAAGGCGAGGTCGAAATACTGCGAAACACCGAACTGCTCGAGATACACGGCTCCGCCGAGGACGGCGTCGACCACGTCACGCTCGCGCGAAACGAGTCGGGGTACCCCTCGGAGAAACTCGACGACCCCGAGACCGAGACGTTCGACCAGTCGGTCGGCGCGGTGTTCGTCGCCATCGGCCACACGCCCAACACCGACTACCTCCAGGACACCGGCGTCGAGCTCGACGAGACGGGCTACATCGTCGCGAAGGGCGGCAAGGGCGCCGGCCAGACCGCGACGGACGTCGAGGGGCTGTTCGGGGCCGGCGACGTCGTCGACTTCCACTACCAGCAGGCGGTCACCGCCGCCGGCGACGGCTCGAAGGCCGCGCTGGACGCCGACGACTACCTCGAGGACCTCGAGGACACGACTGCGGACTCGGAGTCGGAAGCGGCCGCGAAAGCCGACGACTGA
- a CDS encoding DUF357 domain-containing protein — MPADLEEKTDRYEGLLAEALDAAAVAPPEGTPMHDAALECQEMASSYLEDGRHFRADEDPVNALASFSYGHAWLDAGARIGLFDVPTEGHLFTV, encoded by the coding sequence ATGCCCGCCGACCTCGAAGAGAAGACCGACCGCTACGAGGGACTGCTCGCCGAGGCACTGGACGCCGCGGCCGTCGCACCGCCAGAGGGGACGCCGATGCACGACGCCGCGCTCGAATGCCAGGAGATGGCGTCGTCGTATCTCGAAGACGGCCGCCACTTCCGGGCCGACGAGGACCCGGTCAACGCGCTCGCTTCCTTCTCGTACGGGCACGCGTGGCTGGACGCAGGCGCACGGATCGGCCTGTTCGACGTGCCGACCGAGGGCCACCTGTTCACTGTCTGA
- a CDS encoding transcription initiation factor IIB has protein sequence MSESPVRTSTHEKTSEKEVERKETERIDVCPECGGNLLTDAEHGETVCQDCGLVVEEDEIDHGPEWRAFDSSEKDRKSRVGAPTTNMMHDKGLSTNIGWQNKDAYGRSLSSEQRQKMQRLRTWNERFRTRDSKERNLKQALGEIDRMASALGLPQSVRETASVIYRRALGEDLLPGRSIEGVATSALYASARMASNPRSLDEMAVVSRVDKMELTRTYRYIVRELGLEVQPADPEHYLPRFISELGLSDESERQARDLVENARKAGLLSGKSPVGLAAAAVYAAALLTNEKVTQSEVSEVANISEVTIRNRYKELLEAENVPA, from the coding sequence ATGAGTGAATCCCCAGTACGAACCAGCACCCACGAGAAGACGAGCGAGAAAGAGGTCGAACGCAAGGAGACAGAGCGGATAGACGTCTGTCCGGAGTGTGGCGGCAATCTCCTGACGGACGCCGAACACGGCGAGACGGTCTGCCAGGACTGCGGCCTCGTCGTCGAGGAGGACGAGATCGACCACGGGCCCGAGTGGCGGGCCTTCGACTCCTCGGAGAAGGACCGCAAGTCCCGCGTCGGTGCGCCGACGACGAACATGATGCACGACAAGGGGCTGTCGACGAACATCGGCTGGCAGAACAAGGACGCCTACGGGCGGTCGCTCTCGAGCGAGCAGCGCCAGAAGATGCAGCGCCTGCGCACCTGGAACGAGCGGTTCCGCACCCGCGACTCCAAGGAGCGCAACCTCAAGCAGGCGCTCGGCGAAATCGACCGCATGGCCTCCGCGCTGGGGCTTCCCCAGAGCGTCCGTGAGACCGCGAGCGTCATCTACCGCCGTGCCCTCGGCGAAGACCTGCTGCCCGGCCGGTCTATCGAAGGCGTCGCGACGTCGGCGCTGTACGCCTCGGCCCGGATGGCGAGCAACCCCCGGTCGCTCGACGAGATGGCCGTCGTCTCCCGCGTCGACAAGATGGAGCTGACCCGGACCTACCGCTACATCGTGCGCGAACTCGGCCTGGAAGTCCAGCCAGCTGACCCGGAGCACTACCTGCCCCGGTTCATCTCCGAGCTGGGCCTCAGCGACGAGTCCGAGCGCCAGGCCCGTGACCTCGTCGAGAACGCCCGGAAGGCCGGGCTGCTCTCCGGGAAGTCACCGGTGGGCCTCGCCGCGGCCGCCGTCTACGCCGCCGCGCTGCTGACCAACGAGAAGGTCACCCAGAGCGAGGTCAGCGAGGTGGCCAACATCTCCGAAGTCACCATCCGCAACCGCTACAAGGAGCTGCTCGAAGCCGAGAACGTCCCGGCGTAA
- a CDS encoding translation initiation factor IF-2 subunit beta, whose translation MDYEEQLDKVLDETPDVEATDERFELPDTDVRQEGRVTVFENFRAVCDRLDRDPDHVLKYLQRELGTSGHIDESGRARLAGSFGSERLDRAIDAYFDAYVRCSECGLPDTRLDRENGVEVLRCAACGARTATGE comes from the coding sequence ATGGACTACGAGGAGCAACTCGACAAGGTGCTCGACGAGACGCCCGACGTCGAGGCCACGGACGAACGGTTCGAGCTCCCCGATACGGATGTCCGCCAGGAGGGGAGAGTCACGGTGTTCGAGAACTTCCGGGCGGTGTGCGACCGACTCGACAGAGACCCGGACCACGTGCTGAAGTACCTGCAGAGGGAGCTGGGGACGAGCGGACACATCGACGAGAGCGGCCGGGCCCGACTGGCCGGGTCGTTCGGGAGCGAGCGCTTGGACCGGGCCATCGACGCGTACTTCGACGCGTACGTTCGCTGTTCGGAATGTGGCCTCCCGGACACGCGACTCGACCGCGAGAACGGGGTCGAGGTCCTCCGGTGTGCGGCTTGCGGCGCGCGGACGGCGACGGGCGAGTAG